A stretch of the Ptychodera flava strain L36383 chromosome 18, AS_Pfla_20210202, whole genome shotgun sequence genome encodes the following:
- the LOC139116907 gene encoding uncharacterized protein, producing MGSQGPDSDRQKICGFEYRANCGFTFAGENGYEWDFDQGLRVEDVTTNSTDGTFLVAQYKGNGNNDTKEEKRARVMIPEHLRNTGKNCLSFYYYPSEDIIGRNFTLQVCLVPETKTARLANCVTVWKMMDTFVYFGEWNSVSLNITTNNNFTVQVAFEAVSRQYSASKDTLNNFFIGLDDVSLQRNRPCPAQTVDRDI from the exons ATGGGTTCCCAag GTCCAGATTCCGATAGACAGAAAATATGTGGTTTTGAATACAGGGCAAATTGTGGGTTCACGTTTGCCGGTGAAAATGGTTACGAATGGGACTTTGATCAAGGACTCCGTGTCGAAGATGTTACAACAAACTCTACCGATG GCACATTTCTTGTTGCCCAATACAAAGGAAACGGGAACAACGATACCAAAGAGGAGAAACGAGCACGTGTGATGATACCAGAACACCTACGTAACACTGGCAAAAACTGTCTCAGCTTTTACTATTACCCCAGTGAGGATATAATTGGAAGAAACTTCACTCTCCAAGTATGCCTGGTCCCTGAAACCAAAACGGCGAGATTGGCAAACTGTGTAACCGTTTGGAAAATGATGGACACTTTTGTTTACTTTGGTGAATGGAATTCCGTTTCGTTGAATATAACAACTAACAACAACTTCACAGTGCAG GTCGCATTTGAAGCCGTATCAAGACAATATTCTGCAAGCAAGGATACACTTAACAACTTCTTTATTGGACTGGACGATGTGTCATTACAGCGTAATAGGCCGTGTCCAGCACAGACAGTAGAtagagatatttaa
- the LOC139116906 gene encoding galactose-3-O-sulfotransferase 3-like translates to MYKQKMLAHKQVLKIFCLTFLVGVCSYVALVMLSDQRITSWHTLSFLDKGTLTYIAPWRKGQSMPIYDVCFIKTRKTASTTISSILNRFAMTNNLSLALMKTNKHSGHFNIIPIREDSPRKLFLPPLGVKPGDWTNYKYNMMTVHVRYNRSAFETFMNPATKYISILRETCSHFESDFVYYKIPAVVKSIKKNISIEETLQEYFRDPEFYWEKTKAKYGKTIMFFTRNVQAFDLGLDHIYHNDTDVLNTFIRKLEDEIDLMLITEYFDESLLLLKKLLRWDWKDVMYIARNMRPLNTTRATLTSDLCKKIKEWNSADNMLYQTFNKTLWRRVKAYGKDWKRDLDKMKRQLRETLSNCTVTTATKASGSRKQVVYKTQNSSFTLCKLLTEYNQDIIHRIMQRQSSGYYYLMDSQDPDSHKQKICGFEYRANCGFKFARENGYEWAFDQGLRIEDVTTNSTDGTFLVAQYKGNGNNDTKEKRRARVMIPEYLRNASQYCLSFYYYPSEDIIGRNFTLQVCLVPETTKARLANCVTVWEMMDTSVYFGKWNSVSLNITKNDNFTVQVAFEAVSGQFSTSKDTLSNFFIGLDDVSLQQDWPCQSQTREL, encoded by the exons ATGTATAAACAGAAAATGCTGGCGCACAAACAA GTCCTCAAAATATTTTGCCTGACTTTTCTGGTGGGAGTGTGCTCTTACGTGGCATTAGTCATGCTATCGGATCAGAGGATTACCAGCTGGCACACATTAAG TTTTCTAGATAAGGGAACATTAACGTACATTGCTCCTTGGAGAAAAGGCCAGAGTATGCCAATATATGATGTTTGCTTCATCAAGACACGAAAAACAGCAAGTACAACAATATCGTCCATTTTGAACCGATTCGCCATGACCAACAACCTGTCGTTGGCACTAATGAAGACTAACAAACATAGCGGACATTTCAACATTATTCCAATTCGTGAAGACAGTCCACGTAAATTATTTCTACCACCCCTTGGTGTGAAGCCCGGAGATTGGACCAACTACAAGTACAACATGATGACCGTACATGTACGCTACAATAGATCAGCTTTTGAAACATTCATGAATCCAGCCACCAAGTATATCTCAATATTACGAGAGACATGCTCACACTTTGAATcggattttgtgtattacaaaaTACCGGCTGTTGTCAAAAGCATCAAAAAGAATATCAGTATCGAGGAGACTCTCCAAGAATACTTTAGAGATCCAGAATTTTATTGGGAAAAAACGAAGGCAAAATACGGAAAGACGATCATGTTTTTTACACGCAATGTGCAAGCCTTTGATCTTGGATTGGACCATATCTATCACAACGATACCGATGTTCTCAATACCTTTATAAGAAAATTGGAAGACGAAATTGATTTGATGCTTATCACAGAATACTTCGACGAGTCGTTGTTATTACTGAAGAAACTGTTACGCTGGGATTGGAAAGACGTCATGTACATTGCTAGAAACATGCGACCTCTGAACACAACTCGAGCCACTTTGACTTCAGACCTCTGTAAGAAGATAAAAGAATGGAACAGTGCGGACAATATGTTGTACCAGACATTCAACAAAACTCTATGGAGACGTGTAAAAGCGTATGGAAAAGACTGGAAGAGGGACCTGGACAAAATGAAAAGGCAACTTAGAGAAACTCTATCAAATTGCACCGTGACGACAGCTACTAAGGCTTCTGGCAGCCGCAAACAGGTTGTCTACAAAACACAGAACTCATCTTTTACGTTGTGCAAGCTGTTGACAGAGTACAACCAAGACATAATACACAGGATAATGCAAAGGCAATCATCAGGGTACTATTATTTAATGGATTCCCAAG ATCCAGATTCCCATAAGCAGAAAATATGTGGTTTTGAATATAGGGCAAATTGTGGGTTCAAGTTTGCCAGGGAAAATGGATACGAATGGGCTTTCGACCAAGGACTCCGTATCGAAGACGTTACCACAAACTCTACCGATG GCACATTTCTTGTTGCCCAATACAAAGGAAACGGGAACAACGATACCAAGGAGAAGAGACGAGCACGTGTGATGATACCAGAATACTTACGTAACGCTAGCCAATACTGTCTCAGCTTTTACTATTACCCCAGTGAGGATATAATTGGAAGAAACTTCACTCTCCAAGTATGCTTGGTCCCTGAAACCACAAAGGCGAGATTGGCAAACTGCGTAACGGTTTGGGAAATGATGGACACATCTGTTTATTTTGGTAAATGGAATTCGGTTTCGTTGAATATAACAAAAAACGACAACTTCACAGTGCAG